From one Mycobacterium colombiense CECT 3035 genomic stretch:
- a CDS encoding class I SAM-dependent methyltransferase yields MSGPAHTITHVSDTARWTALHRATETARPDALFSDPLAERLAGEQGRAIVDNVRWADRSGWWLVARTKLIDDALADALAHGCDRVLNLAAGLDTRPYRLDLPSDLTWIEADLPKLLAEKTQILADQTPRCRLTRIAVDLADPHARDAFFTEALDGAATAFVLTEGLSMYLETSDIAALSGAIKRPEVAWWMLDFAFPGLRKRINKNMAGIAANAPFKFAPENGLAFFEDLGWRAVEAETVLVAAHRLRRLPIWMRPLAWRQPDLRRPGNKPSSAVALLTH; encoded by the coding sequence ATGTCTGGTCCAGCGCACACCATTACCCATGTCTCCGATACGGCCCGGTGGACGGCCCTGCACCGGGCGACCGAAACGGCCCGTCCCGATGCGCTATTCAGCGACCCGCTCGCCGAGCGACTCGCCGGTGAACAGGGCCGCGCGATCGTCGACAACGTTCGATGGGCGGATCGCAGCGGATGGTGGCTGGTCGCACGCACCAAGCTCATCGACGATGCCCTCGCCGACGCACTCGCGCACGGCTGTGACCGTGTCCTGAATCTGGCTGCCGGCCTGGATACCCGGCCCTACCGCTTAGATCTCCCGTCCGATCTCACCTGGATCGAAGCCGATTTACCCAAGCTGCTCGCGGAGAAGACGCAAATACTCGCCGATCAGACTCCGCGCTGCCGGCTCACTCGCATAGCGGTTGACCTTGCCGACCCGCACGCCCGAGACGCCTTCTTCACCGAAGCGCTGGACGGCGCGGCGACGGCCTTTGTGCTGACCGAGGGTCTGTCGATGTACCTGGAGACCTCCGACATCGCGGCGCTGTCGGGTGCGATCAAGCGACCCGAGGTCGCCTGGTGGATGCTCGATTTCGCGTTCCCCGGCCTGCGGAAGCGGATCAACAAGAATATGGCCGGGATTGCGGCAAACGCCCCGTTCAAGTTCGCGCCCGAGAACGGGCTGGCCTTCTTCGAAGACCTCGGCTGGCGAGCTGTCGAAGCGGAAACGGTGCTGGTGGCAGCCCACCGGCTGCGCCGCTTACCGATATGGATGCGCCCACTCGCCTGGCGGCAGCCGGACTTGCGCCGTCCTGGCAACAAGCCCTCCAGTGCGGTCGCCCTGCTCACGCACTGA
- a CDS encoding glycoside hydrolase family 16 protein, which produces MPEIDRRRMILTTGIGVLAATLPASRAWAYPPRQDEPAGRIPPPAAPSGQSGSYIFSDEFDGPAGSAPDASKWAIAKARETIKDPTFWELPEHIGQYRDDRRNVFVDGNSNLVLRAAKDGPTYYSGKVQSLWRGGVGHTWEARIKLNCLTPGAWPAYWLGNDDQGEIDVMEWYGNGKWPSATTVHAKANGGEWKTHNIAVDSAWHTWRTQWDEAGIRFWKDYTDGAAPYFDVPASSLPDWPFNGAGYTVYPVFNLAVAGSGGEDPGPGSYPADMLIDWIRVW; this is translated from the coding sequence ATGCCGGAGATCGACCGCCGCCGCATGATTTTGACAACCGGGATCGGCGTGCTGGCAGCCACGCTGCCGGCCTCGAGAGCCTGGGCCTACCCGCCCCGGCAGGACGAACCTGCCGGCCGGATACCGCCGCCCGCGGCGCCCAGCGGCCAATCCGGGAGCTACATCTTCTCGGACGAATTCGATGGTCCGGCCGGCTCCGCCCCCGACGCGTCGAAGTGGGCGATCGCCAAAGCCCGCGAGACGATCAAGGACCCGACCTTTTGGGAGCTGCCCGAGCACATCGGGCAGTATCGCGACGATCGCCGCAACGTGTTCGTCGACGGCAATTCCAACCTGGTGCTGCGCGCGGCCAAGGACGGTCCCACGTACTACAGCGGCAAGGTGCAAAGCCTGTGGCGCGGCGGCGTCGGCCACACCTGGGAAGCCCGGATCAAACTGAACTGCCTGACCCCGGGAGCCTGGCCGGCGTATTGGCTCGGCAACGACGATCAGGGCGAGATCGACGTGATGGAGTGGTACGGCAACGGCAAATGGCCCTCGGCGACCACCGTCCACGCCAAGGCCAACGGCGGCGAATGGAAGACCCACAACATCGCGGTGGACAGCGCCTGGCACACCTGGCGCACGCAGTGGGACGAGGCGGGCATCCGCTTCTGGAAGGACTACACCGACGGCGCTGCGCCCTACTTCGACGTGCCGGCGAGTTCGCTGCCCGATTGGCCGTTCAACGGCGCGGGTTACACGGTCTATCCGGTGTTCAACCTCGCGGTCGCCGGTTCGGGTGGCGAAGACCCCGGCCCGGGCAGCTACCCCGCCGACATGCTCATCGACTGGATACGCGTCTGGTAG
- a CDS encoding carboxymuconolactone decarboxylase family protein: MPRLDPIPRGEVSDEFTLKMYDFMFGERDPVAEPGAVGGTPGNWWTVMAQSPAALRHAVRGFRLYREEVSIRADHRELGQIRAGWVVGSQFVFSQHCKACRSAGLSEEKIAAIPSWQTAECFDQTERLLLAYADCLAGQHGRVPERLFTRLREVFTDTEILEFTYTTTMYVMHAIMSRALRLEFDDVDDPIVEVDDPAGGGALDIGAATSGRD, encoded by the coding sequence ATGCCGCGTCTTGATCCGATACCGCGGGGTGAAGTCAGCGACGAATTCACGCTGAAGATGTACGACTTCATGTTCGGCGAGCGCGATCCCGTGGCGGAGCCGGGCGCCGTCGGCGGCACTCCCGGCAACTGGTGGACGGTGATGGCCCAATCCCCCGCCGCGCTGCGCCATGCGGTGCGCGGCTTCCGCCTTTACCGCGAAGAGGTCTCCATCCGGGCCGACCATCGAGAGTTGGGCCAGATCCGGGCGGGCTGGGTGGTCGGCAGCCAGTTTGTCTTCTCCCAACACTGCAAGGCCTGCCGTTCCGCGGGACTGTCCGAGGAGAAGATCGCGGCCATACCGTCCTGGCAGACCGCCGAGTGTTTCGACCAGACCGAGCGGCTGTTGCTGGCCTATGCCGATTGCCTTGCGGGACAGCATGGCCGAGTGCCCGAGCGGTTGTTCACTCGGTTGCGTGAGGTCTTCACCGACACCGAGATCCTCGAATTCACCTACACCACGACCATGTACGTGATGCACGCGATCATGTCGCGGGCGCTGCGGCTGGAATTCGATGACGTTGACGACCCGATCGTCGAGGTCGACGATCCAGCGGGCGGCGGTGCGCTCGATATCGGTGCCGCGACCTCCGGGCGCGACTGA
- a CDS encoding cutinase family protein — translation MAAAALMLPAALLPPGTPGAAPPAGAANCPPVQIVFARGRNESPGPGVLGNAFISDVRSKVNRTVGTYAVQYPADTEVAQGANDMSHHVQDMVNNCPDTRLVLGGYSLGAAVTDVVLAAPIGAFGFDSPLPPGVDQHIAAVALFGNGSQWVGPITNFNPTYNDRTIELCHGADPICNPADPNTWKENWPQHLAGAYIDAGMANQAADFVASKL, via the coding sequence ATGGCCGCGGCCGCCCTGATGTTGCCCGCCGCGCTGCTTCCGCCCGGGACGCCGGGGGCCGCGCCGCCGGCCGGGGCCGCGAACTGCCCGCCGGTGCAAATCGTGTTCGCCCGCGGCCGCAACGAATCACCCGGTCCGGGCGTGCTGGGCAACGCGTTCATCAGCGACGTGCGCAGCAAGGTGAACAGGACCGTCGGCACCTACGCGGTGCAGTATCCGGCCGACACCGAGGTCGCCCAGGGCGCCAACGACATGAGCCACCACGTCCAGGACATGGTCAACAACTGCCCCGACACCCGGCTGGTGCTGGGCGGCTACTCGCTGGGCGCGGCGGTCACCGACGTCGTGCTGGCCGCGCCGATCGGTGCGTTCGGTTTCGACAGCCCGCTGCCGCCGGGCGTCGATCAGCACATCGCCGCCGTCGCACTGTTCGGCAACGGCAGCCAGTGGGTGGGTCCGATCACCAACTTCAACCCGACCTACAACGACCGGACCATCGAGCTGTGCCACGGCGCCGATCCGATCTGCAACCCGGCCGACCCGAACACCTGGAAGGAAAACTGGCCCCAGCATCTGGCCGGCGCCTACATCGACGCCGGCATGGCCAACCAAGCGGCGGACTTCGTCGCGAGCAAGCTCTGA
- a CDS encoding class I SAM-dependent methyltransferase — translation MSHVDADAPERLFALAEQVQGFMPADEGRALYDAALRYLGGGIGVEIGTYCGKSTLLLGAAAQQTGGVVYTVDHHHGSEEHQAGWEYHDASMVDEVTGLFDTLPTFRRALDTARLDEHVVAIVGKSPLVARGWRAPLRFLFIDGGHSEAAANQDFDGWAKWVDIGGALVIHDVFPDPKDGGRPPYYIYCRALDSGQFREVSATGSLRLLERVSGEPGEQL, via the coding sequence ATGAGTCACGTCGACGCGGATGCGCCCGAGCGCCTGTTCGCGCTGGCCGAACAGGTGCAAGGTTTCATGCCGGCCGACGAGGGTCGCGCGCTGTACGACGCCGCGCTGCGATATCTCGGCGGCGGCATCGGCGTCGAGATCGGCACGTACTGCGGCAAATCCACCCTCCTGCTGGGCGCAGCGGCGCAACAGACCGGCGGCGTGGTCTACACGGTCGACCACCATCACGGTTCCGAGGAGCACCAGGCCGGGTGGGAGTATCACGACGCGTCGATGGTGGACGAGGTCACCGGACTGTTCGACACGCTGCCGACGTTTCGCCGTGCGCTCGATACCGCCCGGCTGGACGAGCACGTCGTCGCGATCGTCGGCAAGTCACCGCTGGTGGCGCGGGGCTGGCGCGCACCGCTGCGGTTCCTGTTCATCGACGGCGGCCACAGCGAGGCCGCCGCGAACCAGGACTTCGACGGCTGGGCCAAATGGGTCGACATCGGTGGGGCGCTGGTCATCCACGACGTGTTCCCCGACCCGAAGGACGGCGGGCGGCCACCGTATTACATCTACTGCCGCGCACTCGATTCCGGACAGTTCCGGGAAGTCTCGGCCACCGGATCGCTGCGGCTGCTCGAACGTGTCAGTGGCGAGCCGGGGGAGCAGCTCTAG
- a CDS encoding class I SAM-dependent methyltransferase: MLTVDFDRLGIGPSTKVIDVGCGAGRHAFEAYRRGADVVAFDRDEAELRSVDSILRAMAETGEAPAGASATVVVGDALKLPYADQTFDCVIASEILEHIPHDDAAIAELIRVLKVGGTLAVSVPRWLPEQVCWWLSDEYHANEGGHVRIYRASELRGKISGGGLELTHTHHAHALHSPFWWLKCAVGVENTDHRAVTAYHKLLVWDLMQRPKITQLAESLLNPLVGKSVAMYFVKPQEAKSEATEGYSVASV, from the coding sequence ATGCTGACAGTCGATTTCGACCGGCTCGGTATCGGGCCGTCGACCAAGGTCATCGACGTGGGGTGCGGTGCCGGCCGGCACGCGTTCGAAGCGTATCGGCGCGGCGCGGACGTCGTCGCCTTCGACCGCGACGAGGCCGAATTGCGCTCGGTGGACAGCATTCTGCGCGCGATGGCCGAAACCGGCGAGGCGCCCGCCGGCGCCTCGGCGACGGTGGTCGTCGGCGACGCGCTGAAGCTGCCCTACGCCGACCAGACGTTCGACTGCGTCATCGCGTCGGAGATCTTGGAGCACATCCCCCATGACGATGCGGCGATCGCGGAGCTGATCAGGGTGCTCAAAGTCGGTGGCACGCTGGCGGTCAGCGTGCCGCGGTGGCTGCCTGAGCAGGTGTGCTGGTGGCTGTCCGACGAGTACCACGCCAACGAGGGTGGCCATGTCCGCATCTACCGGGCCAGCGAGCTGCGCGGCAAGATCTCCGGCGGCGGACTGGAACTGACCCACACCCACCACGCCCACGCGCTGCACTCCCCGTTCTGGTGGCTCAAATGCGCTGTGGGCGTAGAGAACACCGACCACCGCGCGGTGACCGCCTACCACAAACTACTGGTGTGGGACCTGATGCAGCGCCCGAAGATCACCCAGCTGGCGGAGTCGCTGCTCAATCCGCTGGTGGGCAAGAGCGTAGCGATGTACTTCGTCAAACCGCAGGAGGCGAAAAGCGAAGCGACTGAAGGGTATTCAGTTGCATCGGTCTAA
- a CDS encoding glycosyltransferase family 4 protein has protein sequence MRIALLSYRSKTHCGGQGVYVRHLSHGLVELGHDVEVFSGQPYPDLLDPRVRLTEVPSLDLYREPDPFRVPRPSEIRDSIDLLELLTTWTAGFPEPRTFTMRAARLLAQRTADFDVVHDNQSLGTGLLSIAQAGLPVVATVHHPITRDRVLDLAAARWWRKPLVRRWYGFLDMQQEVARHIADLLTVSSSSASDIIADFGVAPEQLHVVPLGVNTELFKPGSGPREPGRIIAIASADTPLKGVRTLLQAVARLRTVRDLELRLVAKVEPNGPTHKLIAELGISDIVHITSGLSDAELAALFASAEVACIPSLYEGFSLPAVEAMASGTPIVASRVGALPEVLGTDGACAELVPPADVDALTHALGALLDSPEKRRSLGKAGRTRAVNVFSWEAVAAQTVRVYERAIARSAQNGAPC, from the coding sequence ATGCGAATTGCCCTGCTGTCCTACCGTAGTAAGACCCATTGCGGCGGACAGGGCGTCTACGTGCGCCATCTCAGCCACGGTCTGGTGGAGCTCGGTCACGACGTCGAGGTGTTTTCCGGACAGCCGTATCCCGACCTGCTCGATCCGCGGGTCCGCCTCACCGAGGTGCCCAGCCTCGATCTTTACCGGGAACCCGATCCCTTCCGGGTACCGCGGCCGAGCGAGATTCGTGACTCCATCGACCTCTTGGAACTGCTCACCACATGGACCGCGGGCTTTCCCGAACCGCGAACGTTCACGATGCGGGCCGCGCGGTTACTTGCCCAGCGGACAGCCGATTTCGACGTCGTGCACGACAACCAGAGCCTGGGCACCGGACTGCTCAGCATCGCCCAGGCGGGGCTTCCCGTGGTGGCCACCGTGCACCACCCGATCACCCGCGATCGGGTGCTGGATCTGGCCGCCGCGCGATGGTGGCGAAAGCCGTTGGTGCGCCGCTGGTATGGGTTCTTGGACATGCAGCAAGAGGTGGCCCGGCACATCGCCGACCTGTTGACCGTCTCGTCGTCGTCGGCGTCGGACATCATCGCCGACTTCGGCGTGGCACCGGAGCAACTTCACGTGGTGCCGCTGGGCGTGAACACCGAACTGTTCAAACCCGGATCCGGCCCCCGCGAGCCCGGTCGCATCATCGCGATCGCCAGCGCCGATACCCCGCTGAAGGGCGTGCGCACCCTGCTGCAGGCGGTCGCCCGGCTGCGCACCGTCCGCGATCTCGAGTTGCGGTTGGTCGCCAAGGTCGAGCCCAATGGCCCCACCCACAAGCTCATCGCCGAACTCGGGATCTCCGACATCGTGCACATCACCAGCGGGCTGTCCGATGCCGAGCTGGCCGCCCTGTTCGCGTCCGCGGAGGTCGCCTGCATCCCCTCGCTCTACGAAGGGTTTTCGCTGCCCGCGGTGGAGGCCATGGCCAGCGGCACCCCGATCGTCGCCAGTCGGGTCGGCGCGCTGCCGGAAGTCCTTGGCACCGACGGTGCTTGCGCCGAATTGGTGCCGCCCGCAGACGTGGATGCGCTGACCCACGCGCTCGGCGCACTCCTGGACTCCCCGGAAAAGCGCCGCAGCCTCGGCAAGGCGGGCCGCACCCGTGCCGTCAACGTCTTCAGCTGGGAAGCCGTGGCCGCGCAAACCGTTCGGGTGTACGAGCGGGCGATCGCCCGCAGCGCGCAGAACGGGGCGCCATGCTGA
- a CDS encoding DUF1906 domain-containing protein, producing the protein MRDSGGRGDRRSPSRRDLFKYAGAYAVAPALLTLGAGAAAPKASAAGMRLIDFAERRIAPDEIKAAGYDGVVNYVSQSRPGANFEAKPLTRDYADALRAAGLHIVSNFQYGKPGWPDPSDFTRGYDGGVADAHTAMQLHSAAGGPNSAPIFFSVDDAIDANAWNSAAVQWFRGINSVLGVGRTGIYGDAQVCGWAIRDGVIGHSSTPGHLWAWQTRAWSNGDREPAAVLYQTVVNSPSNPGPLLGGINVDVDDVLAADFGQWDLDR; encoded by the coding sequence GTGCGGGATTCGGGCGGACGCGGCGATCGGCGATCGCCTTCGCGGCGCGACCTCTTCAAATATGCGGGCGCCTATGCCGTGGCGCCGGCACTGCTGACCCTGGGTGCGGGCGCCGCGGCCCCGAAGGCGTCGGCGGCCGGGATGAGGCTGATCGATTTCGCCGAGCGCCGGATCGCTCCCGACGAGATCAAGGCGGCCGGCTACGACGGCGTGGTGAATTATGTGTCGCAGTCGCGGCCGGGCGCCAACTTCGAGGCCAAGCCGCTGACCCGGGACTACGCCGACGCGCTGCGCGCCGCGGGCCTGCATATCGTCAGCAACTTCCAGTACGGCAAGCCCGGCTGGCCCGACCCGTCGGATTTCACCCGGGGCTATGACGGCGGCGTGGCCGACGCCCACACGGCCATGCAGTTGCACTCCGCGGCGGGCGGCCCGAACTCGGCGCCCATCTTCTTCAGCGTCGATGACGCCATCGACGCCAACGCGTGGAATAGCGCTGCGGTCCAATGGTTTCGCGGGATCAACTCGGTGTTGGGCGTGGGCCGTACCGGCATCTACGGAGACGCCCAGGTATGTGGATGGGCGATCAGGGACGGCGTCATCGGGCACTCCAGCACCCCCGGGCACCTGTGGGCGTGGCAGACCAGGGCATGGTCGAACGGCGACCGCGAACCCGCCGCGGTCCTCTACCAGACGGTCGTCAACAGCCCGAGCAATCCGGGGCCGCTGCTGGGCGGCATCAATGTCGATGTCGACGATGTGCTCGCTGCCGACTTCGGGCAGTGGGATCTCGATCGCTGA
- the katG gene encoding catalase/peroxidase HPI, producing the protein MSSDTSASRPPQPDAGTASKSESENPAIPSPTPKSHAPLTNRDWWPDQIDVSKLHPHVAQSNPLGEDFDYPAEFAKLDVDALKADVISVMTTSQDWWPADYGHYGGLFIRMSWHAAGTYRIHDGRGGGGQGMQRFAPLNSWPDNVSLDKARRLLWPVKKKYGNKISWADLIIFAGNCALESMGFKTFGFAFGREDVWEPEEILWGEEEEWLGTDKRYSGERDLAQPYGATTMGLIYVNPEGPEGKPDPVAAGIDIRETFGRMAMNDEETAALIVGGHTFGKTHGAGDADLIGPEPEAAPIEQQGLGWKSSFGSGVGKDAITSGLEVVWTPTPTKWDNSFLETLYGYEWELTKSPAGAWQFTAKDGAGAGTIPDPFGGPGRAPTMLVTDISMRESPIYRDITRRWLDHPEELADAFAKAWYKLLHRDMGPITRYLGPWIPEPQLWQDPVPAVDHELVDDKDVAALKSKVLASGLSVPQLVKTAWSAASSYRNTDKRGGANGGRLRLEPQRSWEVNEPAELDKVLPVLEKIQQDFNASASGGKKISLADLIVLAGSAAVEKAAKDAGYEISVHFAPGRTDASQENTDVDSFAVLEPRADGFRNYTRPGEKAPLEQLLLERAYLLGVTGPEMTVLIGGLRALGANHGGSKHGVFTDRPGALTNDFFVNLVDMGNEWKASESAENVYLVVDRSTGQQKWTATANDLVFGSNSVLRGLAEVYAQDDAQGKFVEDFVAAWVKVMNNDRFDLK; encoded by the coding sequence GTGTCATCTGATACATCCGCTAGCCGTCCGCCCCAGCCAGACGCCGGGACGGCTAGTAAAAGCGAAAGCGAAAACCCGGCAATCCCATCCCCTACGCCGAAATCGCATGCGCCCCTGACGAACCGGGACTGGTGGCCGGATCAGATCGACGTGTCGAAGTTGCACCCGCACGTCGCCCAGTCCAACCCGCTCGGCGAGGACTTCGACTACCCGGCGGAGTTCGCCAAACTTGACGTCGATGCGCTCAAGGCCGACGTGATCTCGGTGATGACCACCTCGCAGGACTGGTGGCCCGCGGACTACGGCCACTATGGGGGCCTGTTCATCCGGATGAGCTGGCATGCGGCGGGTACCTACCGCATTCACGACGGCCGCGGCGGCGGCGGCCAGGGCATGCAGCGCTTCGCCCCGCTCAACAGCTGGCCGGACAACGTGAGTCTGGACAAGGCCCGCCGGCTGCTGTGGCCGGTCAAGAAGAAGTACGGCAACAAGATCTCCTGGGCGGACCTCATCATCTTCGCGGGGAACTGCGCCCTGGAGTCGATGGGATTCAAGACGTTCGGCTTCGCCTTCGGCCGCGAGGACGTCTGGGAGCCCGAAGAGATCCTCTGGGGAGAAGAGGAAGAATGGTTGGGCACCGACAAGCGCTACTCCGGCGAGCGCGATCTCGCGCAACCCTACGGTGCCACCACCATGGGTCTGATCTACGTGAATCCGGAAGGCCCCGAAGGCAAGCCGGACCCGGTCGCCGCGGGCATCGACATCCGTGAGACTTTCGGACGGATGGCGATGAACGATGAGGAGACCGCCGCCCTCATCGTCGGAGGCCACACCTTCGGCAAGACCCACGGTGCCGGTGACGCAGACCTGATCGGTCCCGAGCCGGAGGCCGCCCCGATCGAGCAGCAGGGGCTGGGCTGGAAGAGCTCGTTTGGCAGCGGCGTCGGCAAGGACGCCATCACCAGCGGCCTGGAGGTCGTCTGGACGCCGACGCCGACGAAGTGGGACAACTCCTTCCTGGAGACGCTGTACGGGTACGAGTGGGAGCTGACCAAGAGTCCCGCCGGCGCCTGGCAGTTCACGGCGAAGGACGGCGCCGGGGCGGGCACCATCCCGGACCCGTTCGGCGGGCCGGGCCGCGCCCCGACGATGCTGGTCACCGACATCTCGATGCGCGAGTCGCCGATCTACCGCGACATCACCCGGCGCTGGCTGGACCATCCCGAGGAGCTCGCCGACGCGTTCGCCAAGGCGTGGTACAAGTTGCTGCACCGCGACATGGGGCCCATCACCCGCTACCTCGGGCCGTGGATCCCCGAACCGCAGCTGTGGCAGGACCCGGTTCCGGCCGTCGACCATGAGCTGGTCGACGACAAGGACGTCGCGGCTCTGAAGAGCAAGGTGCTGGCGTCCGGCCTCTCCGTTCCCCAGCTGGTCAAGACCGCGTGGTCGGCGGCCTCGAGCTACCGCAACACCGACAAGCGCGGTGGCGCGAACGGCGGGCGGCTTCGTCTCGAGCCGCAACGGAGCTGGGAGGTCAACGAGCCCGCCGAGTTGGACAAGGTGCTGCCCGTCCTGGAGAAGATCCAGCAGGACTTCAATGCCTCGGCGTCCGGCGGCAAGAAGATCTCCCTGGCCGACCTGATCGTGCTGGCCGGTTCGGCGGCGGTCGAGAAGGCGGCCAAGGACGCCGGATACGAGATCTCGGTGCACTTCGCACCCGGGCGTACCGACGCATCGCAGGAGAACACCGACGTGGACTCGTTCGCGGTGCTCGAGCCGCGGGCCGATGGGTTCCGCAACTACACCCGTCCCGGGGAGAAGGCGCCGCTGGAGCAGCTGTTGCTGGAGCGCGCCTACCTGCTGGGCGTGACCGGTCCGGAAATGACGGTGCTCATCGGTGGGCTGCGTGCCCTGGGTGCCAATCACGGCGGCAGCAAGCACGGCGTGTTCACCGACCGGCCGGGCGCGTTGACCAACGACTTCTTCGTCAACCTGGTCGACATGGGCAATGAGTGGAAGGCGTCGGAGTCGGCGGAGAACGTCTACCTGGTCGTCGACCGCTCCACGGGCCAGCAGAAGTGGACCGCGACCGCGAATGACCTTGTGTTCGGCTCCAACTCGGTGCTTCGCGGGCTGGCCGAGGTCTACGCCCAGGACGACGCCCAGGGCAAGTTCGTGGAGGACTTCGTCGCGGCGTGGGTCAAGGTGATGAACAACGACCGCTTCGACCTCAAGTAG
- a CDS encoding Fur family transcriptional regulator gives MSSTADYADRLRRADLRVTRPRVAVLEVVDANPHADTETIFSAVRVGLPDVSRQAVYDVLNALTAVGLVRRIQPLGMVARYESRVGDNHHHIVCRSCGIIADIDCAVGDAPCLTPSDDDNVLDGFVLDEAEVIYWGLCADCSTTGS, from the coding sequence GTGTCATCGACGGCCGATTACGCGGACAGGTTGCGGAGGGCCGATCTGCGGGTGACCCGGCCCAGGGTCGCCGTGCTGGAAGTCGTGGACGCCAATCCGCACGCCGACACCGAGACGATCTTCTCGGCGGTCCGCGTCGGCCTGCCCGACGTCTCGCGCCAAGCCGTCTACGACGTACTCAATGCGCTGACCGCCGTCGGTCTGGTGCGTCGCATCCAGCCGCTCGGGATGGTGGCGCGCTACGAGTCTCGCGTCGGCGACAACCACCACCACATCGTCTGCCGGTCCTGCGGGATCATCGCCGACATCGACTGCGCCGTCGGCGACGCCCCCTGCCTCACGCCCTCGGACGACGACAACGTTCTTGATGGCTTCGTTCTCGACGAGGCCGAAGTCATCTACTGGGGCCTGTGCGCCGATTGCTCGACCACGGGTTCCTAG
- a CDS encoding L,D-transpeptidase, protein MTSKSSDQFVGRILGVSRPRRFLFAVFVIVALVGAIHLTAASHCPTGDCGQRGAPAKTAGPAQITITPGADAHDVDPVAPVMVKADNGTLTGVDMVNESGKTIEGVMTPDNTVWKPTAPLGYGRTYTLTVTSSGVSGVAAKQVSSFSTLKPSNQTKVSFTTTSEAALHDGGTYGVGTVIVAHFDEKIADRATAERQLSVTTTPKVEGSWYWVDGQNAHWRPERYYAPGTNVTAEAKIYGIALGDGLFGQDDTKVSFRVGDAHVSIADDATHQVSVFSNGVLQRTMPTSMGMGGTEDVGGRTISLWTPSGVYTVLDKGNPVIMDSSTFGLPKNSRLGYRETINWATKISSDGIYLHELDATVWAQGHRDTSHGCLNLNADNAKWFFDFSVPGDVVEVRNSGGPPLTLAQNGDWTLSWDDWRKGSALKPT, encoded by the coding sequence ATGACGTCCAAGTCCAGCGATCAGTTCGTCGGCCGGATCCTCGGCGTCAGCCGGCCCCGCCGATTCTTGTTTGCGGTGTTCGTGATCGTCGCCCTGGTCGGCGCGATACATCTCACGGCGGCCTCCCATTGCCCGACCGGCGACTGCGGTCAGCGCGGCGCCCCCGCGAAAACCGCAGGCCCGGCACAGATCACGATCACCCCCGGCGCCGACGCTCACGACGTCGACCCCGTCGCCCCGGTCATGGTCAAAGCCGACAACGGGACCCTCACGGGCGTCGACATGGTCAACGAGAGCGGCAAAACGATCGAGGGCGTCATGACCCCGGACAACACGGTGTGGAAGCCCACCGCCCCGCTGGGCTACGGGCGGACCTACACGCTGACGGTCACCAGCAGCGGCGTCAGTGGCGTTGCGGCCAAGCAGGTTTCGTCGTTCTCCACGCTCAAGCCGTCCAACCAGACCAAGGTGTCGTTCACCACCACGTCGGAAGCCGCGCTGCACGACGGCGGCACCTACGGCGTCGGAACGGTGATCGTGGCGCACTTCGACGAGAAGATCGCCGATCGCGCCACCGCCGAGCGGCAGCTGTCGGTGACCACCACCCCGAAAGTCGAGGGTTCCTGGTACTGGGTCGACGGCCAGAACGCGCACTGGCGGCCCGAGCGCTATTACGCCCCGGGCACCAACGTCACGGCCGAGGCGAAGATCTACGGAATCGCCTTGGGCGACGGCCTGTTCGGGCAGGACGACACCAAGGTGTCGTTCCGTGTCGGCGATGCGCACGTATCGATCGCCGACGACGCCACCCACCAGGTCAGCGTGTTCAGCAACGGAGTCCTGCAGCGCACGATGCCCACCAGCATGGGAATGGGCGGCACCGAGGACGTCGGCGGCAGAACCATCTCGCTGTGGACCCCATCCGGCGTCTACACCGTCCTGGACAAGGGCAATCCCGTCATCATGGACTCCTCGACGTTCGGTCTGCCGAAGAACTCGAGGCTCGGCTACCGCGAGACCATCAACTGGGCCACCAAGATCAGCTCGGACGGCATCTATCTGCACGAGCTCGACGCGACGGTCTGGGCCCAGGGGCACCGCGACACCTCGCACGGCTGCCTGAACCTCAATGCCGACAACGCGAAATGGTTCTTCGACTTTTCGGTGCCCGGCGACGTGGTCGAGGTGCGCAACAGCGGCGGGCCTCCGTTGACGCTGGCGCAGAACGGCGACTGGACACTCAGCTGGGACGATTGGCGCAAGGGCAGCGCGCTGAAGCCGACCTGA